A single window of Rhodococcus jostii RHA1 DNA harbors:
- a CDS encoding ROK family protein: MGTIISMSTGTGSERGGSAALTIGIDVGGTSIRASVVDSAGEVLDSLQSPTPASAKALENGLDRAVRELSARHDVAAVGLAVAGFITPDRTTVRFAPHLPWVGAPVGRDLGQRLGLPVILEHDVNAAAWAEHRFGAAAGGRNVVMLAIGTGIGAALLADGRLYRGSHGVAPELGHIQVVPDGRPCACGKHGCWERYCSGTALVDTAIELLAADPATSTVLARDVAVDPGALTGRRIAGAAQDGDPLALETMREFARWLGVGLALIGDVYDPDLVVIAGGVASSSPLFIDEARGHYAALTTGAGHRPLARIRPTQLGEAAGMIGAAELARAVLPDRVG, from the coding sequence ATGGGCACAATCATCTCCATGAGCACAGGTACGGGCAGCGAACGTGGCGGCAGCGCGGCGCTGACCATCGGCATCGACGTGGGTGGAACGAGCATCCGTGCGTCGGTGGTCGACTCGGCCGGTGAGGTGCTCGACTCGCTCCAGTCGCCGACCCCGGCGTCGGCGAAGGCACTCGAGAACGGCCTGGACCGGGCGGTCCGGGAGCTGTCCGCACGGCACGACGTCGCCGCGGTGGGGCTGGCGGTCGCCGGGTTCATCACCCCCGACCGCACGACGGTGCGGTTCGCGCCGCATCTGCCGTGGGTGGGTGCACCGGTCGGCCGGGACCTCGGGCAGCGTCTCGGTCTGCCGGTGATCCTCGAGCACGACGTGAACGCGGCGGCGTGGGCCGAGCACCGGTTCGGGGCGGCAGCAGGCGGCCGGAACGTGGTGATGCTCGCCATCGGCACGGGCATCGGGGCGGCGCTTCTCGCAGACGGTCGGCTGTACCGCGGCAGCCACGGCGTCGCACCCGAACTCGGCCACATCCAGGTGGTCCCGGACGGACGGCCGTGCGCGTGCGGCAAGCACGGCTGCTGGGAGCGGTACTGCAGCGGGACGGCCCTCGTCGACACGGCGATCGAACTTCTGGCCGCGGATCCGGCGACGTCGACGGTCCTCGCGCGGGACGTGGCGGTCGATCCGGGTGCGCTGACGGGCAGGCGGATCGCGGGCGCGGCACAGGACGGCGATCCGCTGGCACTGGAGACCATGCGGGAGTTCGCCCGGTGGCTCGGCGTCGGCCTGGCACTCATCGGGGACGTGTACGACCCGGATCTCGTCGTGATCGCCGGGGGCGTCGCGAGTTCCTCACCGCTGTTCATCGACGAGGCCCGTGGGCACTACGCGGCGCTGACGACGGGGGCCGGGCACCGGCCGCTGGCCCGCATCCGGCCGACTCAGCTGGGGGAGGCGGCGGGCATGATCGGAGCGGCGGAACTCGCCCGGGCCGTCCTGCCCGATCGGGTGGGTTGA
- a CDS encoding ArsA family ATPase: MSSEGRAGPARVQFFVGKGGVGKTTLAAATAQAAAEAGHRTLLVSLDQAHSLADVIGIAAARDLVPVTDTLDVLELDTLTLLEDRFRSLTAVLAAAGTHDHGAQLSALEPEELTGLPGVQDVLGLREVVRFATEGEYDAVVVDCPPTADCLRTLAAPATALEYIERVWPQHRRIAALLGSDPRLVMLVTLIEQVVATVGEVREMLANRAKTTVRLVTTPERVVLTETRRTVAVAALSGLRVDAILVNNLLPHFDSPAGHDDPGVAWLIRRRALQQRVLAELTASAGATVILSVTRSVTEPVGWADLGGIARELYADDTDAVAVLGKNPPAVRVGLESGAGVDSVYTMRMYLPLVNPSTLTLGRVEDDLVVGAEGVRRRVRLASVLRRCVVAGAELDGSDLVVRFTPDPQVWPV, translated from the coding sequence CTGAGCAGCGAGGGTCGTGCCGGACCTGCGCGGGTCCAGTTCTTCGTCGGGAAGGGGGGCGTCGGGAAGACGACGCTCGCGGCCGCGACGGCACAGGCGGCCGCAGAGGCCGGACACCGGACTCTGCTCGTCTCGCTCGACCAGGCGCACTCTCTCGCCGACGTCATCGGGATCGCCGCCGCCCGGGACCTCGTGCCCGTGACCGACACCCTCGATGTCCTGGAACTCGACACCCTCACGTTGCTCGAGGACAGATTCCGGAGTCTGACAGCGGTTCTCGCGGCCGCAGGAACGCACGACCACGGTGCCCAGCTGTCCGCGCTCGAGCCGGAGGAGCTGACCGGGCTTCCCGGCGTGCAGGACGTGCTCGGCCTGCGTGAAGTCGTCCGGTTCGCCACCGAGGGCGAGTACGACGCCGTCGTGGTCGACTGCCCGCCCACCGCGGACTGCCTGCGGACGCTCGCCGCGCCCGCGACGGCTCTCGAGTACATCGAGCGGGTGTGGCCGCAGCATCGCCGCATCGCCGCGCTCCTGGGTTCCGATCCCCGCCTCGTGATGCTGGTGACGCTGATCGAGCAGGTCGTCGCCACGGTCGGCGAGGTCCGGGAGATGCTCGCGAACCGGGCGAAAACCACTGTGCGACTGGTGACGACACCGGAGCGGGTGGTGCTGACCGAGACCCGGCGCACCGTGGCGGTGGCCGCACTGTCCGGCCTGCGCGTCGATGCCATCCTCGTGAACAACCTTCTGCCGCACTTCGATTCGCCGGCAGGACACGACGATCCCGGTGTGGCATGGTTGATCAGGCGGCGAGCCCTGCAGCAACGGGTCCTCGCCGAGCTGACCGCCTCCGCGGGCGCCACCGTGATCCTCTCGGTGACCCGGTCGGTGACGGAGCCGGTAGGGTGGGCCGATCTCGGCGGAATCGCCCGGGAGTTGTATGCCGACGACACTGACGCGGTTGCGGTGCTGGGGAAGAACCCACCTGCGGTGCGGGTGGGGCTGGAATCGGGGGCCGGTGTGGATTCTGTGTACACGATGCGGATGTATCTGCCGCTCGTGAACCCGTCGACCCTCACGTTGGGTCGAGTGGAGGACGACTTGGTCGTGGGAGCTGAAGGGGTGCGCCGCCGGGTCCGCCTCGCCTCGGTCCTGCGCCGGTGCGTCGTCGCGGGGGCAGAACTCGACGGAAGTGATCTGGTCGTGCGCTTCACGCCCGACCCGCAGGTGTGGCCGGTATGA
- a CDS encoding SRPBCC family protein, whose protein sequence is MPERTKRSISIEAPPARVMDVIADFDAYPAWVTAAKSVEVMEPGKGGRADRVRFVLDAGMVKDTYVLRYDWAPDGKSVSWELESGEIQKSQFGSYVLEDEPGGGTTVTYELTVDLTIPMIGLFKRKAEKAITDTALKELKKRVEG, encoded by the coding sequence ATGCCCGAGAGGACCAAGAGGTCGATCAGTATCGAGGCGCCGCCCGCCCGGGTGATGGATGTGATCGCCGACTTCGACGCGTACCCGGCGTGGGTGACCGCCGCGAAGTCCGTCGAGGTCATGGAACCCGGCAAGGGCGGCCGGGCCGACCGGGTGCGGTTCGTGCTCGACGCCGGCATGGTCAAGGACACGTACGTACTCCGCTACGACTGGGCGCCCGACGGCAAATCGGTCAGCTGGGAACTCGAGTCCGGTGAGATCCAGAAGTCGCAGTTCGGTTCGTACGTTCTGGAGGACGAACCGGGCGGCGGCACCACCGTCACGTACGAGCTCACCGTCGACCTCACCATCCCGATGATCGGCCTGTTCAAGCGCAAGGCGGAGAAGGCGATCACCGACACCGCCCTCAAGGAACTCAAGAAACGGGTGGAAGGCTGA
- a CDS encoding AMP-dependent synthetase/ligase has protein sequence MPEFSAPQSFTIAEDASAVDSVFAHAAADPTLVVYKRKIGGRWTDVTAAEFAAQVTAVAKGLIALGVQQGDRVALMSATRYEWPLVDFAIWAAGGVTVPIYETSSAEQVRWILEDSAAIDLVVENATHAATVKAVAAEATALRGVYQIEASDGGRGVVEELTELGADVPDAEVRARVAALKSSDPATLIYTSGTTGRPKGCQLTHSNLIAESKGILDSSLGTLLKTPGVSTLMFLPMAHVLARAVSIASFDAGAALGHTSDIPNLVPTFGEFRPDFILSVPRVFEKVYNSARAKAHGEGKGKIFDAAAETAIAWSEAQDKGGPGLVLKAKHALFDKLVFSKLRAALGGKCQLAISGGAPLGARLGHFFRGIGITIYEGYGLTETSAAFAVNTIGEQKVGSVGKPLAGNSVRIADDGEILLSGPVVFSGYWRNESATADAIENGWFHTGDLGSVDKDGYITITGRKKEIIVTAGGKNVSPAQLEDHLRAHPLISQAIVVGDQQPFIGALITIDADALPAWNERTGKPAGTTVADLLTDADLTAEIDEAVAEANKLVSHAEAIKKFRVLPVDFTEETGELTPTMKLKRNVVHDSFADDIAAIYAK, from the coding sequence GTGCCCGAGTTCAGCGCGCCACAGTCGTTCACGATCGCGGAGGACGCGTCCGCGGTCGACTCGGTGTTCGCCCACGCCGCGGCCGACCCGACGCTGGTCGTGTACAAGCGCAAGATCGGCGGACGCTGGACCGACGTCACGGCCGCCGAATTCGCGGCTCAGGTCACCGCGGTCGCGAAGGGCCTCATCGCCCTCGGCGTCCAGCAGGGCGACCGGGTGGCACTGATGTCGGCCACCCGGTACGAGTGGCCCCTCGTCGACTTCGCGATCTGGGCGGCGGGCGGCGTCACCGTCCCGATCTACGAGACGTCCTCCGCCGAGCAGGTCCGGTGGATCCTCGAGGACTCCGCCGCGATCGATCTCGTCGTCGAGAACGCGACGCACGCGGCCACCGTGAAGGCCGTCGCCGCCGAGGCGACCGCGCTCCGCGGCGTCTACCAGATCGAGGCGTCCGACGGCGGCCGTGGCGTCGTCGAGGAACTGACCGAACTGGGCGCCGACGTTCCCGACGCCGAAGTCCGGGCCCGCGTCGCCGCGCTGAAGTCGAGCGATCCGGCCACCCTCATCTACACCTCCGGCACCACCGGCAGGCCCAAGGGCTGCCAGCTCACCCATTCCAACCTCATCGCCGAGTCCAAGGGCATCCTCGATTCCAGCCTCGGCACCCTGCTGAAGACGCCCGGCGTCAGTACCCTCATGTTCCTGCCGATGGCGCACGTGCTGGCGCGCGCCGTCAGCATCGCGTCGTTCGACGCCGGCGCCGCACTCGGACACACCAGCGACATCCCGAACCTCGTCCCCACGTTCGGCGAATTCCGCCCCGACTTCATCCTGTCGGTGCCGCGGGTGTTCGAGAAGGTGTACAACAGCGCCCGCGCCAAGGCCCACGGCGAGGGCAAGGGCAAGATCTTCGACGCCGCCGCCGAAACCGCCATCGCCTGGAGCGAGGCTCAGGACAAGGGCGGGCCGGGACTGGTCCTCAAGGCCAAGCACGCACTGTTCGACAAGCTGGTGTTCTCGAAGCTGCGGGCCGCGCTCGGCGGCAAGTGCCAGCTGGCGATCTCGGGCGGCGCACCGCTCGGCGCCCGCCTCGGCCACTTCTTCCGCGGCATCGGCATCACGATCTACGAGGGCTACGGCCTCACCGAGACGTCCGCGGCGTTCGCGGTCAACACGATCGGCGAGCAGAAGGTCGGCTCGGTCGGCAAGCCGTTGGCGGGCAATTCCGTTCGCATCGCCGACGACGGCGAGATCCTGCTGTCGGGGCCGGTCGTCTTCAGCGGCTACTGGCGCAACGAGAGCGCGACCGCCGACGCGATCGAGAACGGCTGGTTCCACACCGGCGACCTCGGATCGGTCGACAAGGACGGGTACATCACGATCACCGGCCGCAAGAAGGAGATCATCGTCACAGCGGGCGGCAAGAACGTCTCCCCCGCCCAGCTCGAGGATCACCTGCGTGCGCACCCGCTGATCAGCCAGGCCATCGTCGTCGGAGATCAGCAGCCGTTCATCGGCGCGCTCATCACCATCGACGCCGACGCACTGCCCGCGTGGAACGAGCGCACCGGCAAGCCCGCAGGGACGACGGTCGCGGACCTGCTGACCGACGCCGACCTCACAGCCGAGATCGACGAGGCCGTCGCGGAGGCCAACAAGCTCGTGTCGCACGCGGAGGCCATCAAGAAGTTCCGGGTCCTGCCCGTCGACTTCACGGAGGAGACCGGCGAGCTCACGCCGACGATGAAGCTCAAGCGCAACGTGGTGCACGACAGCTTCGCCGACGACATCGCGGCCATCTACGCCAAGTAA
- a CDS encoding glycosyltransferase family 4 protein → MRRTLLVTNDFPPRPGGIQSYLHTFAKHLPADDFVVYAPRWRGDSHIKFDARQPFQVVRHPTTLMVPTPFVARRAAKLLAEHDCTGVWFGAAAPLALLSSTLRRAGAERVVASTHGHEVGWSMLPAARQALGRIGDRTDVVTYVSRYTRGRFASAFGASAALEHLPPGVDTDLFTPDSGARAELRARYGLGERPTVLCLSRLVPRKGQDILIKALPGIREHIDGAVLVIVGGGPYEDRLRSLARSVGVEDHVVFTGTVPSAELAAHHTIADVFAMPCRTRGAGLDVEGLGIVFLEASATGVPVIAGQSGGAPETVRQNETGMVVDGTSVAEVARSVISVLSDRDRAAAMGAAGREWVKAEWRWDVLAAKLQALLA, encoded by the coding sequence ATGCGCCGAACCCTGTTGGTGACGAACGATTTTCCGCCGCGACCCGGTGGAATTCAGTCGTACCTGCACACCTTCGCCAAGCACCTGCCCGCCGACGACTTCGTCGTCTATGCTCCGCGCTGGCGCGGCGACTCGCACATCAAGTTCGATGCGCGGCAACCGTTTCAGGTCGTCCGGCACCCCACCACCTTGATGGTGCCCACGCCGTTCGTCGCCCGCCGTGCCGCCAAGTTGCTCGCCGAACACGACTGCACGGGCGTCTGGTTCGGCGCAGCGGCCCCGCTCGCGCTGCTGAGTTCGACGCTGCGCCGCGCCGGGGCGGAACGGGTGGTCGCGAGCACCCACGGGCACGAGGTCGGCTGGTCGATGCTCCCCGCCGCCCGCCAGGCTCTCGGACGGATCGGCGACCGGACCGACGTCGTCACGTACGTCAGCCGGTACACGAGGGGACGATTCGCGTCCGCGTTCGGCGCGAGTGCCGCGCTCGAACACCTGCCGCCCGGAGTCGACACCGACCTGTTCACCCCGGACAGCGGGGCGCGGGCCGAACTGCGGGCCCGCTACGGGCTGGGGGAGCGGCCGACGGTCCTGTGCCTGTCGCGTCTCGTGCCGCGCAAGGGCCAGGACATCCTCATCAAGGCGCTCCCGGGCATCCGCGAGCACATCGACGGCGCCGTGCTCGTGATCGTCGGCGGCGGCCCCTACGAGGACCGTCTGCGCTCGCTCGCGCGCTCGGTCGGGGTGGAGGACCACGTCGTGTTCACGGGCACGGTGCCGTCCGCGGAGCTGGCGGCGCACCACACGATCGCCGACGTCTTCGCGATGCCGTGCCGCACGAGAGGCGCGGGACTCGACGTCGAGGGCCTCGGCATCGTCTTCCTCGAGGCGTCGGCGACCGGTGTGCCGGTGATCGCCGGACAGTCCGGTGGTGCCCCGGAAACGGTGCGGCAGAACGAAACCGGGATGGTCGTGGACGGCACGTCGGTGGCCGAGGTGGCGCGATCGGTGATCTCGGTGCTGTCGGATCGCGACCGCGCAGCCGCGATGGGTGCGGCCGGCCGCGAATGGGTCAAGGCGGAGTGGCGATGGGACGTGCTCGCCGCCAAGCTGCAGGCATTACTTGCGTGA
- a CDS encoding NlpC/P60 family protein, with protein MASHKMKRSLGSVLTAGVLSVALVSLPAIQAGADPVTTNPTDALTKLGDLSRQSEQTSEALHNAQIDLEAKQSAQRDADAELAADQGVLDAANARVAVFQPVVNKLATANYQGARTNRLFAVMVSDSPQQLLDQMSALDAISNDTRNQVAQFQSATSEATKAAEASKKSADAARSATEQAKAVSDDLQRKQSDLQAQIADVIKAFGDLTGAERDQLAGTPFPPGFDPNTILAHLTPGSGTSALQAGMTRIGDPYVWGATGPDEFDCSGLVVWAYKQIGKTLPRSSQAQASGGTPVSRDALQPGDVVLFYNDASHVGLYAGNGNILHASTFGVPVKIESMAKFPFYGARRY; from the coding sequence GTGGCCTCACACAAGATGAAGCGCTCCCTGGGCAGCGTGCTGACCGCCGGCGTGCTGTCGGTGGCGCTCGTGTCGCTGCCCGCGATCCAGGCGGGTGCAGACCCGGTCACCACCAACCCGACCGACGCGCTGACAAAGCTCGGTGACCTGTCCCGGCAGTCCGAGCAGACGTCGGAGGCACTCCACAACGCGCAGATCGATCTCGAGGCCAAGCAGTCGGCGCAACGCGACGCCGACGCCGAGCTCGCGGCGGACCAGGGTGTGCTCGACGCCGCCAACGCGCGCGTCGCCGTCTTCCAGCCCGTCGTGAACAAGCTCGCCACCGCCAACTACCAGGGCGCACGGACCAATCGCCTCTTCGCCGTAATGGTGAGCGATTCGCCGCAGCAGCTCCTGGACCAGATGTCCGCTCTGGACGCCATCTCCAACGACACCCGCAATCAGGTCGCGCAGTTCCAGTCCGCCACATCGGAAGCCACGAAGGCCGCCGAGGCGTCGAAGAAGTCCGCGGATGCCGCACGCTCCGCGACCGAGCAAGCGAAAGCGGTGAGCGACGATCTACAACGCAAGCAGAGCGACCTGCAGGCGCAGATCGCCGACGTGATCAAGGCATTCGGAGATCTCACCGGCGCCGAACGCGACCAGCTGGCGGGGACGCCGTTCCCGCCCGGCTTCGACCCGAACACGATCCTCGCGCATCTCACCCCTGGCTCGGGCACGAGCGCGCTGCAGGCAGGCATGACCCGTATCGGCGACCCCTACGTGTGGGGCGCCACCGGTCCGGACGAATTCGACTGCTCGGGACTCGTCGTGTGGGCGTACAAGCAGATCGGCAAGACGCTGCCCAGGTCCAGTCAGGCGCAGGCCAGCGGCGGCACCCCGGTGTCCCGCGACGCCCTGCAGCCCGGCGACGTCGTCCTCTTCTACAACGACGCGTCCCACGTCGGCCTCTATGCCGGCAACGGCAACATTCTCCACGCCTCGACGTTCGGTGTTCCGGTGAAGATCGAGTCGATGGCGAAGTTCCCCTTCTACGGGGCGCGCCGCTACTGA
- a CDS encoding NlpC/P60 family protein gives MASQVSKRNVRRAVVAGALAVGALTATAAPAAADPVTIPGVGTFEIPGVVIPQIPGVPNLPAPPAPASTAGDKAVQAAQTKLGSPYVYGAAGPNSFDCSGLVQWAFKQAGLNLPRTSYAQAAAGTPVSQSDLRPGDVVSFYGGSHSGIYAGNGNVIHASTEGQPVKLAPIASMPFDGARRY, from the coding sequence GTGGCGTCACAAGTTTCCAAGCGGAATGTGCGACGGGCAGTCGTCGCCGGCGCGCTCGCAGTCGGAGCGCTCACCGCTACCGCGGCCCCCGCGGCCGCAGATCCCGTCACCATCCCCGGAGTCGGAACCTTCGAGATCCCGGGTGTCGTCATCCCGCAGATCCCCGGTGTCCCGAACCTGCCTGCGCCCCCGGCGCCGGCCAGCACCGCAGGTGACAAGGCCGTTCAGGCCGCACAGACCAAGCTCGGCTCGCCGTACGTCTACGGCGCCGCCGGCCCCAACTCGTTCGACTGCTCCGGTCTGGTGCAGTGGGCGTTCAAGCAGGCCGGACTGAACCTGCCGCGCACCAGCTACGCGCAGGCGGCGGCAGGCACTCCCGTGTCGCAGTCCGATCTCCGCCCCGGCGACGTGGTCTCCTTCTACGGCGGATCGCACTCGGGCATCTACGCCGGCAACGGCAACGTGATCCACGCCTCCACCGAGGGGCAGCCCGTCAAGCTGGCGCCCATCGCGTCCATGCCTTTCGACGGCGCACGCCGCTACTGA
- a CDS encoding DEDD exonuclease domain-containing protein, with protein MSVPGVPEQLRFDELDTPLRDTTFVVVDLETTGARPGEDAITEIGAVKIRGGEVIAEMATLVDPGRSIPPHIVEITGITTAMVIDAPRIERVLPAFLEFARGAVLVAHNAPFDTGFLKAAASATDTPWPKFTVLCTVKLARRVLSRDEAPSVKLSSLARLFDVGTTPTHRALDDARATVDVLHALIARVGNQGVHSLTELVDYLPDVSSHQRAKRSLAGHLPHAPGVYLFRGPSDEVLYVGTATDLRRRVRNYFTGSETRGRMKEMVALTTRIDHVECAHALEAGVRELRLLAAHTPPYNRRSKYPKRGWWITLTVEAFPRLSVVRTPTADSLGPFRSRSTAVDLADVLAEYCILRTCTSRIPKGREHGPQCPPRELAGCPASVHDRATEDAYRPGPELFRQFLRGLDDAPLHRMRAQVEELAAGELFENAARLRDRTAEVVLALRRMQRLAALTALDQLVAARPAATGGWEFAVIRSGRLASAGCARRGIHPMPVVDALVLTAETVVPDATPLRGASPEEAGLLARWLDQEDTRIVSASAGWCEPARGAGSWSEWCALARAGSASTRDAESRPPAPGSADHRLGWRS; from the coding sequence GTGAGCGTCCCCGGTGTACCCGAACAGCTGAGATTCGACGAGCTCGACACCCCACTGCGGGACACCACGTTCGTGGTGGTCGATCTCGAGACCACCGGAGCGCGGCCGGGCGAGGACGCCATCACCGAGATCGGCGCCGTGAAGATCCGCGGTGGCGAGGTGATCGCCGAAATGGCCACCCTCGTCGACCCGGGGCGGTCCATTCCCCCGCACATCGTGGAGATCACCGGCATCACCACCGCCATGGTGATCGACGCCCCGCGGATCGAGCGAGTGCTGCCGGCGTTCCTCGAGTTCGCACGCGGGGCGGTGCTCGTCGCGCACAACGCCCCGTTCGACACAGGCTTCCTCAAGGCCGCCGCGTCCGCGACCGACACCCCCTGGCCCAAGTTCACCGTGCTCTGCACCGTCAAACTGGCCCGGCGCGTCCTCAGCCGCGACGAAGCGCCGTCGGTCAAGCTGTCGTCGCTGGCCCGGCTGTTCGACGTCGGGACCACTCCGACCCACCGCGCACTCGACGACGCCCGTGCCACCGTCGACGTCCTGCACGCCCTCATCGCGAGGGTCGGCAATCAGGGAGTGCACAGTCTCACCGAGCTCGTCGACTACCTTCCCGACGTCTCCTCGCACCAGCGGGCGAAACGCTCGCTCGCCGGCCATCTCCCCCATGCCCCCGGCGTCTACCTCTTCCGCGGACCGTCCGACGAGGTCCTGTACGTCGGCACAGCCACCGATCTGCGCCGGCGGGTGCGCAACTACTTCACCGGCTCCGAGACGCGCGGCCGGATGAAGGAGATGGTGGCGCTGACCACCCGGATCGACCACGTCGAGTGCGCGCACGCACTCGAGGCCGGTGTGCGCGAGCTCCGGCTGCTGGCAGCGCACACGCCTCCGTACAACCGGAGATCCAAGTACCCGAAACGCGGCTGGTGGATCACGCTCACCGTGGAGGCCTTCCCCCGGTTGTCGGTGGTGCGTACCCCGACCGCCGACTCGCTCGGTCCGTTCCGGTCGCGCTCGACCGCCGTCGACCTCGCCGACGTCCTCGCCGAGTACTGCATTCTCCGCACCTGCACGAGCCGCATCCCGAAGGGAAGGGAGCACGGTCCGCAGTGCCCACCCCGCGAGCTCGCAGGCTGCCCGGCGTCCGTCCACGACCGCGCCACGGAGGACGCCTACCGTCCCGGACCGGAACTCTTCCGGCAGTTCCTGCGCGGCCTGGACGACGCGCCGCTGCACCGCATGCGCGCACAGGTGGAGGAGCTGGCCGCAGGCGAGTTGTTCGAGAACGCCGCACGCCTGCGTGATCGCACCGCCGAGGTCGTGCTCGCGTTGCGGAGGATGCAGCGCCTGGCCGCCCTCACCGCGCTCGATCAGCTCGTGGCCGCTCGCCCGGCCGCGACCGGCGGCTGGGAGTTCGCGGTGATCCGTTCCGGGCGGCTCGCGTCCGCGGGCTGCGCGCGGCGCGGAATCCACCCGATGCCGGTGGTCGATGCGCTCGTCCTCACCGCCGAAACCGTCGTTCCCGACGCAACTCCGCTCCGCGGCGCGTCCCCCGAGGAGGCCGGACTGCTGGCGCGCTGGCTCGACCAGGAGGACACCCGCATCGTCAGCGCCTCCGCGGGCTGGTGCGAGCCCGCACGGGGCGCCGGATCCTGGTCCGAGTGGTGCGCACTCGCGCGAGCGGGGAGCGCGTCGACACGGGACGCCGAGAGCCGACCACCCGCACCGGGTTCCGCCGACCACCGCTTAGGCTGGCGATCATGA
- a CDS encoding Lrp/AsnC family transcriptional regulator, translating to MINAIVLIHAEAHRIPETAQAVADIEGVDKVYSCAGDVDLIAIVRVRDHAKIAEVVTEGINKVDGVSRTATHIAFQSYSSADVEAGFSIGE from the coding sequence ATGATCAACGCCATCGTCCTGATCCACGCCGAAGCCCACCGCATCCCGGAGACCGCTCAGGCCGTCGCCGACATCGAGGGCGTCGACAAGGTCTATTCCTGCGCAGGCGACGTCGACCTGATCGCGATCGTGCGGGTCCGGGACCACGCGAAGATCGCGGAGGTCGTCACCGAGGGAATCAACAAGGTGGACGGCGTCTCCCGGACGGCGACGCACATCGCGTTCCAGTCCTACTCCAGCGCCGACGTGGAAGCGGGCTTCTCGATCGGCGAGTAG
- the trpD gene encoding anthranilate phosphoribosyltransferase, whose product MQSPTAQGTNDGVRPARTWPSVLGTLTDGRDLSVDEAKWAMDEIMSDNATSAQIAAFGVALKMKGETPEELRGLADSMLGHARKVPVDDDVVDIVGTGGDRSNTVNISTMASLVVAASGIRVVKHGNRAASSKSGGADVLEALGVKINLGPDEVARCVREVGIGFCFAPVFHPALRFAGAPRKEIGIPTVFNVLGPLTNPARPRAGLIGCAFPGLISVVAGVLAQRGNSALVVRGDDGLDELTTSTTSTVHIVADGAVTTRQLDPRDIGIARVSLDELRGGDAEVNAAVARRLFAGETGPVRDAVLLNAAAAIAAFRGLGGRTLEDALSDGLSTAAQSIDSGAAATLLARWAELTSGLATSK is encoded by the coding sequence ATGCAGAGCCCGACTGCTCAGGGGACGAACGACGGTGTGCGGCCGGCACGCACGTGGCCGTCGGTCCTCGGCACGCTCACCGACGGACGTGACCTGTCGGTGGACGAGGCGAAATGGGCGATGGACGAGATCATGTCCGACAACGCCACGTCCGCGCAGATCGCGGCGTTCGGTGTGGCCCTGAAGATGAAGGGCGAGACACCGGAGGAGTTGCGCGGACTGGCGGACTCGATGCTCGGGCACGCGCGCAAGGTCCCCGTCGACGACGACGTCGTCGACATCGTCGGCACCGGTGGTGACCGATCCAACACCGTGAACATCTCCACGATGGCGTCACTCGTGGTCGCGGCGTCCGGCATTCGCGTCGTCAAGCACGGAAACCGGGCGGCGTCGTCCAAGAGCGGCGGGGCGGACGTTCTCGAGGCACTCGGGGTGAAGATCAATCTCGGCCCCGACGAGGTGGCCCGCTGCGTCCGGGAGGTCGGCATCGGTTTCTGCTTCGCGCCGGTGTTCCATCCCGCCCTGCGGTTCGCGGGCGCGCCGCGCAAGGAGATCGGCATCCCGACCGTCTTCAACGTGCTCGGACCGCTCACCAATCCGGCGCGTCCGCGGGCCGGCCTCATCGGCTGCGCGTTCCCGGGCCTGATCTCGGTGGTGGCCGGTGTGCTCGCGCAGCGCGGCAACTCGGCGCTCGTGGTGCGCGGTGACGACGGCCTGGACGAGTTGACGACGTCGACCACGTCGACCGTGCACATCGTGGCGGACGGGGCGGTGACCACCCGTCAGCTCGACCCCAGGGACATCGGGATCGCGCGGGTGTCGCTCGACGAACTGCGCGGCGGCGATGCCGAGGTGAACGCGGCGGTGGCGCGGCGACTTTTCGCCGGTGAGACCGGACCCGTACGCGACGCGGTCCTCCTCAACGCCGCGGCGGCGATCGCCGCGTTCCGGGGACTCGGCGGCCGCACGCTCGAAGACGCGCTGTCGGACGGACTCTCGACGGCGGCGCAGTCGATCGACAGCGGAGCGGCCGCGACGCTGCTCGCGCGGTGGGCCGAACTCACGTCGGGACTGGCCACCAGCAAATAG